The following are from one region of the Oncorhynchus nerka isolate Pitt River linkage group LG8, Oner_Uvic_2.0, whole genome shotgun sequence genome:
- the LOC115133079 gene encoding podocalyxin-like has product MKQSFVKKNRMETKMRITWALLPLGFLLHCTHADPTQTTFISSTLYKPLTSEVNISTIHTPVSDPAPNYTQNDISTHAVTSSSLINGTGTILASITVPSGAALSTFTAGRSSGNVESTTMTTAGLDSTSSTGTHTQTTTSSTGTDAQTTTSSPGTDAQTTTSSTETHTTAQFTSFSGTLTQTTTSSTGTDAQTTTSSTGTDAQIITSSTGTHTTAQFTSSSGTLTQTTTSSSETLTQTTTSSAGMPHSTAVTPVGGRHTPILTTPWSRSSSPSQQPSTSSPVGSGSSFAITTTRAQGGMVLTTMAETTTTTATTTSPPKSFMFVMSKRNEENHEKKDLEALCRHLMSQMHDANCTLAARENNGQTTVDSVVITGKVDNAVVQQYYEEITRKQSDNMTLIAILASCGALLAMIVGFALYAAYHRKSYRKNLQQHLTEEMQTVENGYHDNPTLEVMEVQQEMQEKKVALNGEFNDSWIVPIDNLLKEDMPDEEDTHL; this is encoded by the exons GTTTTCTACTTCACTGTACTCATGCTGATCCAACACAAACAACCTTTATCTCTTCAACTCTCTACAAGCCTCTAACTTCAGAGGTCAACATATCCACTATCCACACCCCTGTTTCTGATCCAGCCCCAAACTACACACAAAATGACATTTCCACCCATGCAGTTACCTCCTCCAGTCTAATCAATGGGACCGGGACTATACTAGCCAGCATTACCGTACCAAGTGGGGCCGCGCTGAGCACCTTTACCGCTGGGAGGTCCAGTGGTAATGTGGAGTCCACCACCATGACTACTGCTGGACTGGACTCCACTAGCTCCACCGGAACCCACACCCAGACCACCACTAGCTCCACCGGAACCGACGCCCAGACCACCACTAGCTCCCCTGGAACCGACGCACAGACCACCACTAGCTCCACCGAAACCCACACCACCGCGCAATTCACTAGCTTCTCAGGAACCCTCACCCAGACCACCACTAGCTCCACCGGAACCGACGCCCAGACCACCACTAGCTCCACTGGAACCGACGCACAGATCATCACTAGCTCCACCGGAACCCACACCACCGCGCAATTTACTAGCTCCTCAGGAACCCTCACCCAGACCACCACTAGCTCCTCAGAAACCCTCACCCAGACCACCACTAGCTCCGCCGGAATGCCTCACTCCACTGCAG TCACACCGGTGGGTGGGCGACATACTCCAATCCTTACAACCCCATGGTCAAGGTCGTCCTCTCCATCCCAGCAACCTTCCACATCCAGCCCTGTGGGTTCAGGAAGCAGTTTTGCTATCACCACAACCCGTGCACAGGGAGGAATGGTGTTAACAACCATGGCTGAGACTACAACCACGACGGCCACTACCACAAGTCCTCCCAAGAGCTTTATG TTTGTCATGTCCAAAAGAAATGAAGAG AATCATGAGAAGAAGGACCTGGAGGCGCTGTGTCGACACCTGATGTCTCAAATGCACGACGCTAACTGTACTCTGGCTGCGAGAGAGAACAACGGACAAACCACCGTTGACAGCGTGGTAATTACCGGCAAAG TGGACAATGCTGTCGTCCAGCAATACTATGAGGAAATCACCAGA AAACAAAGTGACAACATGACCCTGATTGCCATCTTGGCATCCTGCGGAGCTCTGCTGGCCATGATTGTAGGCTTCGCCCTTTACGCCGCATACCACCGCAAGTCCTATCGGAAGAACCTCCAA CAACACTTGACAGAGGAGATGCAGACGGTGGAGAACGGTTACCACGACAACCCCACgttggaggtgatggaggtgcaGCAGGAGATGCAGGAGAAGAAGGTGGCCCTGAATGGAGAGTTCAACGACAGCTGGATTGTCCCCATCGACAACCTGCTCAAAGAAGACATGCCAGATGAGGAGGACACTCACCTGTAG
- the LOC115133077 gene encoding muskelin isoform X3 — MAVVPENRVISFSVFKWSSYSSTYLPENILVDKPNDQSSRWSSESNYPPQYLMLKMERPAIVQSITFGKYEKTHVCNLKKFKVFGGMSEENMTELLSSGLKNDYNKETFTLKHKIDEQMFPCRFVKIVPLMSWGPSFNFSIWYIELHGIEEPDVVQPCLNWYSKYREQEAIRLCLKHFRQHNYTEAFESLQKKTRIALEHQMLTHLHDRLVLRGDFDACEELIDKAVKDGLFNQYISQQEYKPRWSQIIPKSNKGNEDDNRPGMRGGHQMVIDVQTETVYLFGGWDGTQDLADFWAYSVQENQWVCISRDTEKESGPSARSCHKMCIDSQRRQIYTLGRYLDSSVRNSKSLKSDFYRYDVDANTWTLLSEDTSADGGPKLVFDHQMCMDSEKHMIYTFGGRILMCNGSVEDSRTSEPQFSGLYAFHCQAGTWSLLREDSCNAGPEDVQSRIGHCMLFHTRNRCLYVFGGQRSKTYLNDFFSYDVDGDHVEIISDGTKKDSGMVPMTGFTQRATIDPELNEIHVLSGLSKDKDKREENVRNSFWIYDIARNNWSCVYKNDQAVKENPSKALQEEEPCPRFAHQLVYDEMHKVHYLFGGNPGKSCSPKMRLDDFWSLKLCRPSKEYLLRHCRYLIRKYRFEEKAQSEPLNALKYLQNDLSLTVDHTNPDETKEFQLLPSALFKSSSDFIPLGFSDVDQTYAQRTQLFDTLVNFFPDSMTPPKGNLVDLITL; from the exons AAACATCTTGGTGGACAAACCCAATGACCAGTCCTCCAGGTGGTCGTCTGAGAGCAACTACCCTCCACAG TATTTAATGTTGAAAATGGAAAGGCCAGCGATCGTTCAAAGCATCACCTTTGGGAAGTATGAGAAGACTCACGTGTGCAACCTGAAGAAGTTCAAAGTGTTTGGTGGGATGAGCGAAGAGAACATGACAGAACTCCTGTCCAG TGGCCTGAAGAATGACTACAACAAGGAGACCTTCACCTTGAAACACAAGATCGACGAACAGATGTTTCCCTGCAGATTTGTTAAAATAG tGCCACTGATGTCTTGGGGGCCCAGTTTTAACTTCAGTATCTGGTACATTGAGCTGCATGGCATAGAGGAACCTGATGTAGTGCAGCCCTGCCTTAACTGGTACAGCAAG TACCGGGAACAGGAAGCGATCCGCCTGTGCTTGAAGCACTTCCGGCAGCATAACTACACAGAGGCCTTTGAGTCGCTGCAGAAGAAGACACGCATCGCGTTGGAACACCAAATGCTGACACACCTCCACGACCGCCTGGTACTCCGGGGAGACTTTGATGCCTGTGAGGAGCTCATCGACAAAGCCGTCAAAG ACGGTTTATTTAACCAGTACATCAGCCAGCAAGAGTACAAGCCAAGATGGAGTCAGATCATCCCCAAGAGTAACAAAG GTAATGAGGATGACAACAGACCAGGGATGAGGGGGGGTCATCAGATGGTCATCGATGTTCAGACAG AGACGGTGTATCTTTTTGGGGGCTGGGACGGCACACAGGACCTGGCTGACTTCTGGGCCTACAGTGTTCAGGAGAACCAGTGGGTCTGCATTtccagagacacagagaaggaG AGTGGTCCCAGTGCGCGGTCCTGTCACAAGATGTGCATCGACAGCCAGCGGCGGCAGATCTACACACTCGGCCGCTACCTAGACTCCAGCGTAAGGAACAGCAAGTCTCTGAAGAGTGACTTCTACCGCTACGACGTCGATGCCAACACCTGGACACTGCTCAGCGAGGACACGTCAGCTGACGGCGGGCCCAAGCTCGTCTTTGACCACCAG ATGTGTATGGACTCGGAGAAGCACATGATATATACGTTTGGTGGTCGGATTCTGATGTGTAACGGCAGTGTGGAGGACAGTAGGACGTCCGAGCCCCAGTTCAGTGGGCTGTATGCCTTCCACTGCCAGGCCGGAACCTGGAGCCTGCTCAGAGAAGACTCCTGCAACGCTGGGCCTGAGGATGTCCAGTCACGCATCGGACACTGCATGCTCTTCCACACT AGGAATCGTTGTCTGTATGTGTTcggaggtcagaggtcaaagaCGTACCTGAATGACTTCTTCAGCTACGACGTGGACGGGGACCATGTGGAGATCATCTCAGACGGAACCAAGAAGGACTCCGGCATGG TGCCGATGACGGGCTTTACCCAAAGGGCCACCATAGACCCAGAGCTGAATGAGATCCACGTCCTGTCTGGCCTCAGCAAGGACAAGGACAAACGAGAAGAGAACGTCCGTAACTCATTCTGGATCTACGACATCGCACGCAACAACTG GTCGTGTGTGTATAAGAATGACCAGGCGGTGAAGGAGAACCCCAGTAAGGCTCTGCAGGAGGAGGAGCCCTGTCCACGCTTCGCACACCAGCTGGTCTACGATGAAATGCACAAG GTACATTACCTGTTTGGAGGAAACCCAGGGAAGTCGTGCTCTCCTAAGATGCGTCTGGATGACTTCTGGTCCCTCAAGCTGTGTCGCCCCTCCAAGGAGTACCTGCTCCGACACTGCAGATACCTAATCAGGAAGTACAG gtTTGAGGAGAAGGCCCAGTCGGAGCCTCTGAATGCTCTGAAGTACCTGCAGaacgacctctctctgaccgtGGACCACACCAACCCTGACGAGACCAAAGAg TTCCAGCTCCTGCCCTCGGCTCTCTTCAAGTCCAGCTCTGACTTCATCCCTCTGG gTTTCTCAGACGTGGACCAGACGTATGCCCAGCGCACGCAGCTCTTTGACACGCTCGTCAACTTCTTCCCGGACAGCATGACCCCGCCCAAGGGTAACCTCGTTGACCTCATCACACTCTAG
- the LOC115133077 gene encoding muskelin isoform X1, producing MAVVPENRVISFSVFKWSSYSSTYLPENILVDKPNDQSSRWSSESNYPPQYLMLKMERPAIVQSITFGKYEKTHVCNLKKFKVFGGMSEENMTELLSSGLKNDYNKETFTLKHKIDEQMFPCRFVKIVPLMSWGPSFNFSIWYIELHGIEEPDVVQPCLNWYSKYREQEAIRLCLKHFRQHNYTEAFESLQKKTRIALEHQMLTHLHDRLVLRGDFDACEELIDKAVKDGLFNQYISQQEYKPRWSQIIPKSNKGTTAQEPSPDDMNSETNYSSNEDDNRPGMRGGHQMVIDVQTETVYLFGGWDGTQDLADFWAYSVQENQWVCISRDTEKESGPSARSCHKMCIDSQRRQIYTLGRYLDSSVRNSKSLKSDFYRYDVDANTWTLLSEDTSADGGPKLVFDHQMCMDSEKHMIYTFGGRILMCNGSVEDSRTSEPQFSGLYAFHCQAGTWSLLREDSCNAGPEDVQSRIGHCMLFHTRNRCLYVFGGQRSKTYLNDFFSYDVDGDHVEIISDGTKKDSGMVPMTGFTQRATIDPELNEIHVLSGLSKDKDKREENVRNSFWIYDIARNNWSCVYKNDQAVKENPSKALQEEEPCPRFAHQLVYDEMHKVHYLFGGNPGKSCSPKMRLDDFWSLKLCRPSKEYLLRHCRYLIRKYRFEEKAQSEPLNALKYLQNDLSLTVDHTNPDETKEFQLLPSALFKSSSDFIPLGFSDVDQTYAQRTQLFDTLVNFFPDSMTPPKGNLVDLITL from the exons AAACATCTTGGTGGACAAACCCAATGACCAGTCCTCCAGGTGGTCGTCTGAGAGCAACTACCCTCCACAG TATTTAATGTTGAAAATGGAAAGGCCAGCGATCGTTCAAAGCATCACCTTTGGGAAGTATGAGAAGACTCACGTGTGCAACCTGAAGAAGTTCAAAGTGTTTGGTGGGATGAGCGAAGAGAACATGACAGAACTCCTGTCCAG TGGCCTGAAGAATGACTACAACAAGGAGACCTTCACCTTGAAACACAAGATCGACGAACAGATGTTTCCCTGCAGATTTGTTAAAATAG tGCCACTGATGTCTTGGGGGCCCAGTTTTAACTTCAGTATCTGGTACATTGAGCTGCATGGCATAGAGGAACCTGATGTAGTGCAGCCCTGCCTTAACTGGTACAGCAAG TACCGGGAACAGGAAGCGATCCGCCTGTGCTTGAAGCACTTCCGGCAGCATAACTACACAGAGGCCTTTGAGTCGCTGCAGAAGAAGACACGCATCGCGTTGGAACACCAAATGCTGACACACCTCCACGACCGCCTGGTACTCCGGGGAGACTTTGATGCCTGTGAGGAGCTCATCGACAAAGCCGTCAAAG ACGGTTTATTTAACCAGTACATCAGCCAGCAAGAGTACAAGCCAAGATGGAGTCAGATCATCCCCAAGAGTAACAAAGGTACAACCGCCCAAGAGCCAAGCCCAGATGACATGAACAGTGAGACAAACTACTCAA GTAATGAGGATGACAACAGACCAGGGATGAGGGGGGGTCATCAGATGGTCATCGATGTTCAGACAG AGACGGTGTATCTTTTTGGGGGCTGGGACGGCACACAGGACCTGGCTGACTTCTGGGCCTACAGTGTTCAGGAGAACCAGTGGGTCTGCATTtccagagacacagagaaggaG AGTGGTCCCAGTGCGCGGTCCTGTCACAAGATGTGCATCGACAGCCAGCGGCGGCAGATCTACACACTCGGCCGCTACCTAGACTCCAGCGTAAGGAACAGCAAGTCTCTGAAGAGTGACTTCTACCGCTACGACGTCGATGCCAACACCTGGACACTGCTCAGCGAGGACACGTCAGCTGACGGCGGGCCCAAGCTCGTCTTTGACCACCAG ATGTGTATGGACTCGGAGAAGCACATGATATATACGTTTGGTGGTCGGATTCTGATGTGTAACGGCAGTGTGGAGGACAGTAGGACGTCCGAGCCCCAGTTCAGTGGGCTGTATGCCTTCCACTGCCAGGCCGGAACCTGGAGCCTGCTCAGAGAAGACTCCTGCAACGCTGGGCCTGAGGATGTCCAGTCACGCATCGGACACTGCATGCTCTTCCACACT AGGAATCGTTGTCTGTATGTGTTcggaggtcagaggtcaaagaCGTACCTGAATGACTTCTTCAGCTACGACGTGGACGGGGACCATGTGGAGATCATCTCAGACGGAACCAAGAAGGACTCCGGCATGG TGCCGATGACGGGCTTTACCCAAAGGGCCACCATAGACCCAGAGCTGAATGAGATCCACGTCCTGTCTGGCCTCAGCAAGGACAAGGACAAACGAGAAGAGAACGTCCGTAACTCATTCTGGATCTACGACATCGCACGCAACAACTG GTCGTGTGTGTATAAGAATGACCAGGCGGTGAAGGAGAACCCCAGTAAGGCTCTGCAGGAGGAGGAGCCCTGTCCACGCTTCGCACACCAGCTGGTCTACGATGAAATGCACAAG GTACATTACCTGTTTGGAGGAAACCCAGGGAAGTCGTGCTCTCCTAAGATGCGTCTGGATGACTTCTGGTCCCTCAAGCTGTGTCGCCCCTCCAAGGAGTACCTGCTCCGACACTGCAGATACCTAATCAGGAAGTACAG gtTTGAGGAGAAGGCCCAGTCGGAGCCTCTGAATGCTCTGAAGTACCTGCAGaacgacctctctctgaccgtGGACCACACCAACCCTGACGAGACCAAAGAg TTCCAGCTCCTGCCCTCGGCTCTCTTCAAGTCCAGCTCTGACTTCATCCCTCTGG gTTTCTCAGACGTGGACCAGACGTATGCCCAGCGCACGCAGCTCTTTGACACGCTCGTCAACTTCTTCCCGGACAGCATGACCCCGCCCAAGGGTAACCTCGTTGACCTCATCACACTCTAG
- the LOC115133077 gene encoding muskelin isoform X4: MPRLVTTPMTCEQQFSSAYLMLKMERPAIVQSITFGKYEKTHVCNLKKFKVFGGMSEENMTELLSSGLKNDYNKETFTLKHKIDEQMFPCRFVKIVPLMSWGPSFNFSIWYIELHGIEEPDVVQPCLNWYSKYREQEAIRLCLKHFRQHNYTEAFESLQKKTRIALEHQMLTHLHDRLVLRGDFDACEELIDKAVKDGLFNQYISQQEYKPRWSQIIPKSNKGTTAQEPSPDDMNSETNYSSNEDDNRPGMRGGHQMVIDVQTETVYLFGGWDGTQDLADFWAYSVQENQWVCISRDTEKESGPSARSCHKMCIDSQRRQIYTLGRYLDSSVRNSKSLKSDFYRYDVDANTWTLLSEDTSADGGPKLVFDHQMCMDSEKHMIYTFGGRILMCNGSVEDSRTSEPQFSGLYAFHCQAGTWSLLREDSCNAGPEDVQSRIGHCMLFHTRNRCLYVFGGQRSKTYLNDFFSYDVDGDHVEIISDGTKKDSGMVPMTGFTQRATIDPELNEIHVLSGLSKDKDKREENVRNSFWIYDIARNNWSCVYKNDQAVKENPSKALQEEEPCPRFAHQLVYDEMHKVHYLFGGNPGKSCSPKMRLDDFWSLKLCRPSKEYLLRHCRYLIRKYRFEEKAQSEPLNALKYLQNDLSLTVDHTNPDETKEFQLLPSALFKSSSDFIPLGFSDVDQTYAQRTQLFDTLVNFFPDSMTPPKGNLVDLITL, translated from the exons ATGCCCAGGCTAGTTACCACTCCAATGACCTGTGAACAGCAGTTCTCCTCTGCG TATTTAATGTTGAAAATGGAAAGGCCAGCGATCGTTCAAAGCATCACCTTTGGGAAGTATGAGAAGACTCACGTGTGCAACCTGAAGAAGTTCAAAGTGTTTGGTGGGATGAGCGAAGAGAACATGACAGAACTCCTGTCCAG TGGCCTGAAGAATGACTACAACAAGGAGACCTTCACCTTGAAACACAAGATCGACGAACAGATGTTTCCCTGCAGATTTGTTAAAATAG tGCCACTGATGTCTTGGGGGCCCAGTTTTAACTTCAGTATCTGGTACATTGAGCTGCATGGCATAGAGGAACCTGATGTAGTGCAGCCCTGCCTTAACTGGTACAGCAAG TACCGGGAACAGGAAGCGATCCGCCTGTGCTTGAAGCACTTCCGGCAGCATAACTACACAGAGGCCTTTGAGTCGCTGCAGAAGAAGACACGCATCGCGTTGGAACACCAAATGCTGACACACCTCCACGACCGCCTGGTACTCCGGGGAGACTTTGATGCCTGTGAGGAGCTCATCGACAAAGCCGTCAAAG ACGGTTTATTTAACCAGTACATCAGCCAGCAAGAGTACAAGCCAAGATGGAGTCAGATCATCCCCAAGAGTAACAAAGGTACAACCGCCCAAGAGCCAAGCCCAGATGACATGAACAGTGAGACAAACTACTCAA GTAATGAGGATGACAACAGACCAGGGATGAGGGGGGGTCATCAGATGGTCATCGATGTTCAGACAG AGACGGTGTATCTTTTTGGGGGCTGGGACGGCACACAGGACCTGGCTGACTTCTGGGCCTACAGTGTTCAGGAGAACCAGTGGGTCTGCATTtccagagacacagagaaggaG AGTGGTCCCAGTGCGCGGTCCTGTCACAAGATGTGCATCGACAGCCAGCGGCGGCAGATCTACACACTCGGCCGCTACCTAGACTCCAGCGTAAGGAACAGCAAGTCTCTGAAGAGTGACTTCTACCGCTACGACGTCGATGCCAACACCTGGACACTGCTCAGCGAGGACACGTCAGCTGACGGCGGGCCCAAGCTCGTCTTTGACCACCAG ATGTGTATGGACTCGGAGAAGCACATGATATATACGTTTGGTGGTCGGATTCTGATGTGTAACGGCAGTGTGGAGGACAGTAGGACGTCCGAGCCCCAGTTCAGTGGGCTGTATGCCTTCCACTGCCAGGCCGGAACCTGGAGCCTGCTCAGAGAAGACTCCTGCAACGCTGGGCCTGAGGATGTCCAGTCACGCATCGGACACTGCATGCTCTTCCACACT AGGAATCGTTGTCTGTATGTGTTcggaggtcagaggtcaaagaCGTACCTGAATGACTTCTTCAGCTACGACGTGGACGGGGACCATGTGGAGATCATCTCAGACGGAACCAAGAAGGACTCCGGCATGG TGCCGATGACGGGCTTTACCCAAAGGGCCACCATAGACCCAGAGCTGAATGAGATCCACGTCCTGTCTGGCCTCAGCAAGGACAAGGACAAACGAGAAGAGAACGTCCGTAACTCATTCTGGATCTACGACATCGCACGCAACAACTG GTCGTGTGTGTATAAGAATGACCAGGCGGTGAAGGAGAACCCCAGTAAGGCTCTGCAGGAGGAGGAGCCCTGTCCACGCTTCGCACACCAGCTGGTCTACGATGAAATGCACAAG GTACATTACCTGTTTGGAGGAAACCCAGGGAAGTCGTGCTCTCCTAAGATGCGTCTGGATGACTTCTGGTCCCTCAAGCTGTGTCGCCCCTCCAAGGAGTACCTGCTCCGACACTGCAGATACCTAATCAGGAAGTACAG gtTTGAGGAGAAGGCCCAGTCGGAGCCTCTGAATGCTCTGAAGTACCTGCAGaacgacctctctctgaccgtGGACCACACCAACCCTGACGAGACCAAAGAg TTCCAGCTCCTGCCCTCGGCTCTCTTCAAGTCCAGCTCTGACTTCATCCCTCTGG gTTTCTCAGACGTGGACCAGACGTATGCCCAGCGCACGCAGCTCTTTGACACGCTCGTCAACTTCTTCCCGGACAGCATGACCCCGCCCAAGGGTAACCTCGTTGACCTCATCACACTCTAG
- the LOC115133077 gene encoding muskelin isoform X2, with the protein MAVVPENRVISFSVFKWSSYSSTYLPENILVDKPNDQSSRWSSESNYPPQYLMLKMERPAIVQSITFGKYEKTHVCNLKKFKVFGGMSEENMTELLSSGLKNDYNKETFTLKHKIDEQMFPCRFVKIVPLMSWGPSFNFSIWYIELHGIEEPDVVQPCLNWYSKYREQEAIRLCLKHFRQHNYTEAFESLQKKTRIALEHQMLTHLHDRLVLRGDFDACEELIDKAVKDGLFNQYISQQEYKPRWSQIIPKSNKGTTAQEPSPDDMNSNEDDNRPGMRGGHQMVIDVQTETVYLFGGWDGTQDLADFWAYSVQENQWVCISRDTEKESGPSARSCHKMCIDSQRRQIYTLGRYLDSSVRNSKSLKSDFYRYDVDANTWTLLSEDTSADGGPKLVFDHQMCMDSEKHMIYTFGGRILMCNGSVEDSRTSEPQFSGLYAFHCQAGTWSLLREDSCNAGPEDVQSRIGHCMLFHTRNRCLYVFGGQRSKTYLNDFFSYDVDGDHVEIISDGTKKDSGMVPMTGFTQRATIDPELNEIHVLSGLSKDKDKREENVRNSFWIYDIARNNWSCVYKNDQAVKENPSKALQEEEPCPRFAHQLVYDEMHKVHYLFGGNPGKSCSPKMRLDDFWSLKLCRPSKEYLLRHCRYLIRKYRFEEKAQSEPLNALKYLQNDLSLTVDHTNPDETKEFQLLPSALFKSSSDFIPLGFSDVDQTYAQRTQLFDTLVNFFPDSMTPPKGNLVDLITL; encoded by the exons AAACATCTTGGTGGACAAACCCAATGACCAGTCCTCCAGGTGGTCGTCTGAGAGCAACTACCCTCCACAG TATTTAATGTTGAAAATGGAAAGGCCAGCGATCGTTCAAAGCATCACCTTTGGGAAGTATGAGAAGACTCACGTGTGCAACCTGAAGAAGTTCAAAGTGTTTGGTGGGATGAGCGAAGAGAACATGACAGAACTCCTGTCCAG TGGCCTGAAGAATGACTACAACAAGGAGACCTTCACCTTGAAACACAAGATCGACGAACAGATGTTTCCCTGCAGATTTGTTAAAATAG tGCCACTGATGTCTTGGGGGCCCAGTTTTAACTTCAGTATCTGGTACATTGAGCTGCATGGCATAGAGGAACCTGATGTAGTGCAGCCCTGCCTTAACTGGTACAGCAAG TACCGGGAACAGGAAGCGATCCGCCTGTGCTTGAAGCACTTCCGGCAGCATAACTACACAGAGGCCTTTGAGTCGCTGCAGAAGAAGACACGCATCGCGTTGGAACACCAAATGCTGACACACCTCCACGACCGCCTGGTACTCCGGGGAGACTTTGATGCCTGTGAGGAGCTCATCGACAAAGCCGTCAAAG ACGGTTTATTTAACCAGTACATCAGCCAGCAAGAGTACAAGCCAAGATGGAGTCAGATCATCCCCAAGAGTAACAAAGGTACAACCGCCCAAGAGCCAAGCCCAGATGACATGAACA GTAATGAGGATGACAACAGACCAGGGATGAGGGGGGGTCATCAGATGGTCATCGATGTTCAGACAG AGACGGTGTATCTTTTTGGGGGCTGGGACGGCACACAGGACCTGGCTGACTTCTGGGCCTACAGTGTTCAGGAGAACCAGTGGGTCTGCATTtccagagacacagagaaggaG AGTGGTCCCAGTGCGCGGTCCTGTCACAAGATGTGCATCGACAGCCAGCGGCGGCAGATCTACACACTCGGCCGCTACCTAGACTCCAGCGTAAGGAACAGCAAGTCTCTGAAGAGTGACTTCTACCGCTACGACGTCGATGCCAACACCTGGACACTGCTCAGCGAGGACACGTCAGCTGACGGCGGGCCCAAGCTCGTCTTTGACCACCAG ATGTGTATGGACTCGGAGAAGCACATGATATATACGTTTGGTGGTCGGATTCTGATGTGTAACGGCAGTGTGGAGGACAGTAGGACGTCCGAGCCCCAGTTCAGTGGGCTGTATGCCTTCCACTGCCAGGCCGGAACCTGGAGCCTGCTCAGAGAAGACTCCTGCAACGCTGGGCCTGAGGATGTCCAGTCACGCATCGGACACTGCATGCTCTTCCACACT AGGAATCGTTGTCTGTATGTGTTcggaggtcagaggtcaaagaCGTACCTGAATGACTTCTTCAGCTACGACGTGGACGGGGACCATGTGGAGATCATCTCAGACGGAACCAAGAAGGACTCCGGCATGG TGCCGATGACGGGCTTTACCCAAAGGGCCACCATAGACCCAGAGCTGAATGAGATCCACGTCCTGTCTGGCCTCAGCAAGGACAAGGACAAACGAGAAGAGAACGTCCGTAACTCATTCTGGATCTACGACATCGCACGCAACAACTG GTCGTGTGTGTATAAGAATGACCAGGCGGTGAAGGAGAACCCCAGTAAGGCTCTGCAGGAGGAGGAGCCCTGTCCACGCTTCGCACACCAGCTGGTCTACGATGAAATGCACAAG GTACATTACCTGTTTGGAGGAAACCCAGGGAAGTCGTGCTCTCCTAAGATGCGTCTGGATGACTTCTGGTCCCTCAAGCTGTGTCGCCCCTCCAAGGAGTACCTGCTCCGACACTGCAGATACCTAATCAGGAAGTACAG gtTTGAGGAGAAGGCCCAGTCGGAGCCTCTGAATGCTCTGAAGTACCTGCAGaacgacctctctctgaccgtGGACCACACCAACCCTGACGAGACCAAAGAg TTCCAGCTCCTGCCCTCGGCTCTCTTCAAGTCCAGCTCTGACTTCATCCCTCTGG gTTTCTCAGACGTGGACCAGACGTATGCCCAGCGCACGCAGCTCTTTGACACGCTCGTCAACTTCTTCCCGGACAGCATGACCCCGCCCAAGGGTAACCTCGTTGACCTCATCACACTCTAG